TTCTGGACGAAATAGTTGAAAGTCGACAGCATGCAGAGCTGCAGTGAACTCACCGTGGGAGACGGTCGGCGCAAGAATGGGACAATTTGAGCTGCGAGTCAACTGAGGCAGCGGTCGCCCGGCGTTCGCTCGAGTGGCAGTCCGCCACGTATCGAAGCATCCATGCATGGTTCATGTGCTTTGTCAGACAGGCTGCGTCTTTCGAGAGCTGTTGTTTCGTGATGTGCGGGTTCTGTTCTACTAAACGGCCACCACTGGTAAAGCATGCGCTTTGCGGTTTGTTTCGGTCCAGGTGCCCACGAATGTCGAGGATAAACCCAAGCAGGACGTGAAGCTTCTCACGATCAAAATCACTTCGTAGCTCAAGCTTCTTGCCAACCTTACGAATGCGAGGCAAAGGTCGCAGTTTTTCTCCGGTGGCAGCATGCGTGTGAGCTctgtgctgccgctgccgcagggctTTGCTCTGCAGTGCGCGGTGAACAGCTACGCGACACGCACAATTCTTGAAGAAACGAATTCTCTCCTCAACGTGAAACACTGCAGAGCACAGATGGGCGCTGACGAAGCGGTCGCGCCCGTGTAGGGGACGAAAACTCTGCACATGAGTGGCTACATGTCACTCTATGTCGTCGGTTGACACTGCCTGGGGGCTTCACGTGGCAAAAAATACGCTAGATCGTGTCTCAGTCCAGGCATACGCAATGTCTAAAAGTCCCGTAGTTGGGATAAGTTCGTGAACACGGTTGAGAAGTTCGACGGCTATAAGCAGTAGGCACGAGTGGAGATGTTTTGCAAAAGTTCACTCCGCCCCCACGCGCCGACGGGCTCGTCGTTAGATTTATTCAGCTAACGTGCGTCGGAGGAAAGGCGTATTGGTCTTCATTACGAGCTGAAACACAGGAAACGGGTCAGCCAGGAGGGCGGTGTGCCGGGGTCCTCACGAGGGGCGAGAAACAGCAGGTGGAGCGGTGgcagcgaaaaagaaaaatAGAAGATCGAAAAAAGGGAACAGCAGTGCCGCCAGGGCGCTAGTCCGCGACAAAGGAAGAATCTGTACGAAAAGCTGCACAACAGAGACGCGATCCGGATCCTGGcggggacgcggcgccgcgccggagacgcacCCGCCGTATGAAGGCTCCCCCCTGCATGGGGGGAGCCTTCATACGACGACGCAAGATGGCGATCGGTTGGCGGAAGACTCACACTGCGGATTCACAAGGTGCGAATGCAACTGGTTCAGACGCACGCCTTTGAACTGTGAAGAGTGTGAAAAGACGTCTGTGGCGAAAGGTTTTCGCAGAAGCAGACTAGCTGGTCAGATAACGCCAACAAGCCAGCGCGGCAGGGCGAGCTAACATGTGAGACGGAGGGTCAAATTCGAGTTGTATTACATAATTTTTATGTACATTTAACTTGTTATGGCAGCTCTGCAGGTATTTATTGCACATTTAAAGGTAACTCACTTGCATATTATCCCTTTAGATTATCTCAATCTTGTGAAACGGGCAAGGCACGTCAGCAGCCGAAGGACTCGGGGAGCCcaccgcgcagccgcccgcgcttcTGCTGTTTTGGCGCGCAACGGTCTGAGACGGTAAAGCAGAATTCGTCGAATGCGGAAGGCGGTAGCAGCCGCATCTGTTCCCAGCGACTGCTCCCGGCTACCGCTTGTTTCGCAGTGAAGTTGGTCTTTCGCGAGAAACGCCAAGAAGAGCGTCGCAGGATAACCGCGAAGAGCTTCCTCACCTCCCTACTCACCCGGACACTTCGCCCCCCAGCCGCGCGGCATTAGCGGTAATGTCTAGAGTGTCGTGTTCATTTCTTAGTTTGCGTACATGTCTTCGGAAACGGAGGACGGATGTTTCGGTAGGTGCGTGCGAGTGAGGCATTCTCGATCGTAAGCCACTTCAGGTCCACACAGAAGCCGATTCGGCAGCCagggtttttttttttttttttttttttttttttggcCAGTTGCGTACAAAGACTCTGTGCTAGTTCGGCCGCTGTTCGTCCCTCTTTACGGCACTAACGGACTGAGAAGCGTCCACCGCGCTAGATCGTGCTGATCTTCACAGTTTTAGGAATTTTTCTTCCGCTGGAGACGCCATTGTGTGGTGCACGCTCTCCGGCGTCGTGGCGAACATTCATCCATGTGCTTGCTTCAGTTATTATTTGATTGGTATTGCGTGCCCTAAGTACGTAGGGAAAAGGAGAGGTTGACCGttatttaaacacaacagttaccaTATCTctagatgaatgctaaatctagagtatctctcctaatACGGTCCTTAATGTGGTTATGCTTTTGCTCCGCGACGGACAGACCCCGGGCACGGACGAGAACTTCCTGATTTTGCTATCGATTTCTCTATTTCGCCAGGTTGCAGCAATGGAGAATGCTGTTTTCATCGGGAGCATGCCTCTCGGCAAACAGTTGGGATCTCAACCGTTTTTTCGGgggtcgcgcgtctcgctctgcggTCAAGCTCCTGCGCCCCCGACGCGAGCGCTTCTGATACGGCGGACCGCAATCCTCGGACTAGTCCTATCGTGTTTTGTCGCCCGTCCCCGCGCCTCTTCCTGGCACGAGATCAACGCGTCGAACGCGTTCCCACGGGTGTTTACGATTTTTGCCGCAGCAACGGGCGCCGAGTCGGGCAGCAGCCCCGGTGATGGGTCGCTCGCTGCTGGGGGAGGCGCTCAGGCGCCTGACCCGCAGCAGATTTTGAAATTGGTCACAGAGAAACCGACCGAAGAGCGTCCCTTACCGGAAGATAATCAGGCGCGTCTGAAGGACCCCTCTGATGTCGGCGACGGCTCTGACTCGgggctcggcgcctccgcccacCCTCGACGGCAGTTCAGCGCGGCCAAACTGCAAGCCCTTGCAAGGTGCTGTCTGAAAGTTTGGGATGGCCTTCCAGCAGCGGCCGTGACtgtttcgcctctcttcggGGGGCTGAGCAACATGCTTTTCGTCGCCGATGCCGACGtgcccgctgcagcagccgaagACGAGGGTCACCCACGGGAGTCTGACGGCAGAAAGCGGCGTCAGTCTGAAACGCAGTTCACGTATTCCCGCGACGAATGCCCCTGCAGTGCAGACGACCCTTCTAAGACGTCTCAAAACTGGGATGCAGCgagtgcgccgcgccgcgttttGATCCGAATCTACGGTCACACAGGCGAGGAGCTGTTTGACGCCTCGGAGGAACGCCACGTGTTTAAACAGCTCGGGCAGCTCGGCATCGCACCGAAATGTCTGGCTGAGTTCCCAGTGAGTCAGCAGAGGCTGGCGACGCGAGTGTTTCGTGTCTGCGCACGACTGCCAAGTCGGAGGTACAAGATCAGTAGCAGCAATTTAGTGATGACGGGTTTCTTGGTAAATGTGCCAGcttgggggggagggggggggggcatgGCGATTGGTGTATTTGAGGCGAGTTTTCATGCGCTCGGTTTAATTTGTAGTTTTTAACCAAAGTCCTAGTGTGCTAGTACGGTCGCGCGAACACCCCGAATAGCCCCCGAGACCTCATTCTTGTCGAAGCAGGTAGCTGGCTGAGTATGGGTTTCTCGCCAGTCTTCAGCAGGCGATTCGGGAAACAGGCCTGTGTGTTTTGGCTTGTTTCTGCATACGTGTGAATGCAGGGCGGCCGAATTGAAGAGTGGATTTATGGGCGCAGCCTGACCCCCGCGGACCTTCAGAACGACGAGGTGCAAAGGAAGCTCGCCGTTTTGGTGAGTGTAGACTGTCTGTTCAGCCAGAGCGCCGGTCTTCGGATTTCTACGAACGGAGTGACCTATCAGATTACCTTCGCTTCCACGGTATTTATCATGTTCACATTGAAACGCATCCAGTGTAAAGGCTGGACGTcatccagctttaccttctatgaTGTCATGTTCGCTAGCTGGTTCAGTGCCCTCGTATGCGCACCGATAAGCAGGTGGCGGCACCGTTATGTGTTGTCTGTCACTGCGACGCAAACCTACGAACGCGACGCATGCGGCCGTAGGTGTGTCTGCGTTTCTCTATGAAGCAAACTATATTCCCGATGTGGCATTCCCGCCCTGCCTGCGTGTGTtgacgggcgccgcagctAGGAGATTTCCACCAAGTTATCCTTCCCCGCTGGTCGACTGTCAGATCTTCCAACTGCCGGTGGTCGCGTCAGCTGCCGGCCGTTGCCAGCAAATTTCACGAGGAGGAACTCGAGCGCTTCAAGACTTTCAGTCGCACCCAGTGCGAGTGCGTTTTCTGCCGCATTTACTTGTGGAGTGAGTTTGCGACGAAGGGCCCTGCTGCGCAGatcgcgcgtgtctctcaaGTCCCCCCCCTGGCGGCCTCGAT
This DNA window, taken from Besnoitia besnoiti strain Bb-Ger1 chromosome III, whole genome shotgun sequence, encodes the following:
- a CDS encoding phosphotransferase enzyme family protein (encoded by transcript BESB_043230), with translation MENAVFIGSMPLGKQLGSQPFFRGSRVSLCGQAPAPPTRALLIRRTAILGLVLSCFVARPRASSWHEINASNAFPRVFTIFAAATGAESGSSPGDGSLAAGGGAQAPDPQQILKLVTEKPTEERPLPEDNQARLKDPSDVGDGSDSGLGASAHPRRQFSAAKLQALARCCLKVWDGLPAAAVTVSPLFGGLSNMLFVADADVPAAAAEDEGHPRESDGRKRRQSETQFTYSRDECPCSADDPSKTSQNWDAASAPRRVLIRIYGHTGEELFDASEERHVFKQLGQLGIAPKCLAEFPGGRIEEWIYGRSLTPADLQNDEVQRKLAVLLGDFHQVILPRWSTVRSSNCRWSRQLPAVASKFHEEELERFKTFSRTQCECVFCRIYLWSEFATKGPAAQIARVSQVPPLAASIFQGERTGRPQEGAAPAARGGLGALLSVAERSRFDALGLVAYYQREAEKLENVMLDRMAAELAPTHLETVYGSLDRWMLLSGASPVLAHNDVQENNVMMTTDGKLRFIDFEYSGKNLRSFDIGNLFREMTINYTAAPEYPFFSVNLLDYPSLRVRRHFIAHYLAHLLRAHFPASTGLRGTLTKAIVEHFEVMVELAGLASDLQWAFWSLSKMQTAEPEGEFSHIQYALTRLAMYEQKKDELIRRGVLHGRT